From Opisthocomus hoazin isolate bOpiHoa1 chromosome 28, bOpiHoa1.hap1, whole genome shotgun sequence, the proteins below share one genomic window:
- the NKX3-1 gene encoding homeobox protein Nkx-3.1: MSAGVLPARRQRAPSSTPAAMSRTPPAAQQTMPVSSRPRTSFLIQDILWDGAERGTQPERGRSGGFGSPEDGEAGAAAAEGSEGSSAPGAAPGHPPGSSHPPGASQARGTPHEPNADATAETYPSACAPPPRPLPSAPRPPKQAKRSRAAFSHTQVIELERKFSHQKYLSAPERAHLAKNLQLTETQVKIWFQNRRYKTKRKQVASEISRLDTRLAGQKAAELPGASLLTLRGGWQYLPSLCYLSSWSPLWW, from the exons atgagtgCTGGGGTGCTCCCTGCAAGGAGGCAGagagcacccagcagcaccccagcagcgATGAGCCGGACCCcgcctgcagcccagcagacCATGCCCGTCTCCTCCAGGCCCCGGACATCCTTCCTGATCCAAGACATCCTCTGGGATGGGGCTGAGCGGGGAACGCAGCCGGAGCGGGGCAGGAGCGGAGGGTTTGGCAGCCCGGAGGACGGGGAGGCaggggcggccgcggcggagggcagCGAGGGCAGCTCGGCCCCAGGGGCTGCCCCAGGCCACCCGCCCGGGAGCTCTCATCCCCCAGGAGCATCCCAAGCCCGAGGGACACCCCACGAGCCGAATGCAG ATGCCACGGCGGAGACCTACCCGTCTGCCTGTGCCCCCCCACCGCGACCCCTGCCCAGCGCCCCGCGGCCCCCCAAGCAGGCGAAGCGCTCCCGGGCAGCCTTCTCCCACACCCAAGTCATCGAACTGGAGCGGAAATTCAGCCACCAAAAATACCTCTCGGCCCCCGAGCGAGCCCACCTGGCCAAAAACCTGCAGCTCACCGAGACCCAGGTGAAAATCTGGTTCCAGAACAGGAGGTACAAAACCAAGAGGAAACAGGTGGCTTCGGAAATCAGCAGACTGGACACGCGTCTGGCCGGGCAGAAAGCGGCCGAGCTCCCCGGCGCGTCGCTGCTCACTCTGCGGGGCGGCTGGCAGTACCTGCCCTCCCTCTGCTACCTGAGCAGCTGGAGTCCCTTGTGGTGGTAA